One Fusobacterium sp. FSA-380-WT-3A DNA window includes the following coding sequences:
- the dxr gene encoding 1-deoxy-D-xylulose-5-phosphate reductoisomerase, which yields MKNITILGSTGSIGTNALEIIKHKRDEFNVIALSGHSNYKLIIEQIREFNPKYVSIGTEEGKEKIKAEFPEVEVYVGREGLKKLGQLEETDIILVSVIGAIGIEATSEAIKLGKRIALANKETMVAGGDYINKLLRENPKSEIIPVDSEHSAIFQSLLAGKKSQVKNIILTASGGTFRGKKKVELRDVTVEEALKHPNWSMGKKITVDSSSLVNKGLEVIEAHHLFNVDYDKIKVVIHPQSIIHSLVEFQDNAVIAQLGVTDMKLPIQLAFTYPDRIENSCLEALDLLKVGNLTFEEPDRKVFKGLDLAYKAGKIGKSMPTVLNAANEVSVDLFLKKKIKFLDIYKIIEKAMDNHSLVEIDDLDSILKVDRETREWIYKNYKEII from the coding sequence ATGAAAAATATAACAATATTGGGGTCAACAGGAAGTATAGGAACTAATGCTTTAGAAATTATTAAACATAAAAGAGATGAATTTAATGTAATAGCTTTAAGTGGACATTCAAATTATAAATTAATAATTGAGCAAATAAGAGAATTTAATCCTAAATATGTTTCCATAGGAACAGAAGAGGGAAAAGAAAAAATAAAGGCTGAATTTCCAGAAGTAGAAGTATATGTTGGTAGAGAAGGATTAAAAAAATTAGGTCAACTAGAGGAAACAGATATAATTTTAGTATCTGTAATAGGAGCTATTGGGATTGAGGCTACATCAGAAGCAATAAAGTTAGGAAAGAGAATAGCACTAGCTAATAAAGAAACAATGGTAGCTGGTGGAGATTATATAAACAAACTTTTAAGAGAAAATCCTAAGTCTGAAATAATTCCTGTAGATAGTGAACATTCAGCAATATTTCAATCATTACTTGCTGGAAAAAAATCTCAAGTGAAAAATATTATTTTAACAGCAAGTGGTGGAACTTTTAGAGGGAAAAAAAAGGTAGAATTAAGAGATGTTACTGTTGAAGAAGCTTTAAAACATCCAAATTGGTCTATGGGAAAAAAAATTACAGTAGACTCTTCATCCCTTGTAAATAAAGGATTAGAAGTCATAGAAGCTCATCATCTATTTAATGTAGACTATGATAAAATAAAAGTTGTAATTCATCCTCAAAGTATAATTCATTCTCTTGTTGAATTTCAAGATAATGCAGTTATAGCTCAATTAGGTGTTACTGACATGAAACTTCCAATACAACTAGCTTTTACTTATCCAGATAGGATAGAAAATAGTTGTTTAGAGGCCTTAGATTTATTAAAAGTAGGAAATTTAACTTTTGAAGAACCAGATAGAAAAGTTTTCAAAGGTTTAGATTTAGCTTATAAAGCTGGAAAAATTGGAAAGTCAATGCCAACAGTTTTAAATGCTGCCAATGAAGTTTCAGTAGATTTATTTTTAAAGAAAAAAATAAAATTTTTAGATATTTATAAAATTATAGAAAAAGCAATGGATAATCACTCCTTAGTAGAGATAGATGATTTAGATTCTATTTTAAAAGTAGATAGAGAAACAAGAGAGTGGATATATAAAAATTATAAAGAGATTATTTAG
- a CDS encoding phosphatidate cytidylyltransferase, with translation MLNRILIALVGIPVLMFIYLKGDIYLLLLASIIIGIALHEFYKMSEVVEIKPYKKLGILTGVLIPNVMYFVGLEETFGLIILSLVLMLGVRVVKNQIENTARDVGTSLLGIIYVGLMFGHIIMFQGLENGGKWLIAVQIMVWVCDTAAYFVGMSIGRKFFKEGFSIISPKKSKEGAIGGIVFTILSLFIINKIFHLSDNNVAIVWLGLIVSITAQIGDLAESMFKREFKTKDSSRILGEHGGILDRFDSMIFVIPMAYYILKIFE, from the coding sequence ATGCTGAATAGAATATTAATAGCCTTAGTAGGTATTCCTGTATTAATGTTTATATACTTAAAAGGAGATATTTATTTATTACTACTTGCTAGTATAATAATAGGAATAGCTTTACATGAATTTTATAAAATGTCAGAGGTTGTGGAAATAAAACCTTATAAAAAGTTAGGTATATTAACAGGAGTATTAATACCAAATGTTATGTATTTTGTAGGACTTGAAGAAACTTTTGGACTGATAATTTTATCATTAGTTTTAATGTTAGGTGTAAGAGTTGTTAAAAATCAAATAGAAAATACAGCTAGAGATGTTGGTACAAGTTTATTAGGAATAATTTATGTTGGATTGATGTTTGGACATATTATAATGTTTCAAGGTCTTGAGAATGGTGGAAAATGGCTTATAGCAGTTCAAATTATGGTATGGGTATGTGATACAGCAGCATATTTTGTTGGTATGAGTATTGGAAGAAAATTCTTTAAAGAAGGATTTTCAATAATTAGCCCTAAAAAATCAAAAGAGGGAGCTATTGGAGGAATTGTTTTTACAATTCTTAGTTTATTTATAATTAATAAAATATTTCATTTATCAGATAATAATGTTGCAATAGTTTGGTTAGGGTTAATAGTAAGTATAACAGCACAGATTGGAGATTTAGCTGAATCAATGTTTAAAAGAGAGTTTAAAACAAAAGATTCAAGTAGAATTTTAGGAGAACATGGAGGGATACTTGATAGATTTGATAGTATGATTTTCGTTATTCCAATGGCATATTATATATTAAAAATATTTGAATAA
- a CDS encoding isoprenyl transferase gives MDKNINIPKHIGIIMDGNGRWAKSKNRPRVFGHKAGAAALRKIVEHCRRIGVEYLTVYAFSTENWKRSQEEVSALMTLFKTYINSERKMLLDNNVRFMVSGRKEGVSESLLDAIEKLQEETSKDYKMTLNIAFNYGGRAEIIDAIKKIKNSQEEITEENFSKYLYNDLPDPELIIRTSGEFRISNFLLWQIAYSEFYITDTYWPDFDEEELEKAIYSYNKRERRFGGRLDAE, from the coding sequence TTGGATAAAAATATAAATATTCCAAAACATATAGGAATTATAATGGATGGTAATGGAAGATGGGCCAAAAGTAAAAATAGACCTAGAGTTTTTGGGCATAAAGCTGGAGCAGCAGCCTTAAGAAAAATTGTAGAACACTGTAGAAGAATAGGAGTGGAGTATTTAACAGTTTATGCTTTTTCCACAGAAAATTGGAAAAGGTCACAAGAGGAAGTAAGTGCTTTAATGACTCTATTTAAAACATATATAAATTCAGAAAGAAAAATGTTATTAGACAATAACGTAAGATTTATGGTTTCAGGAAGAAAAGAGGGAGTCAGTGAATCTCTTTTAGATGCTATAGAAAAACTTCAAGAGGAAACTTCAAAAGATTATAAAATGACATTAAATATTGCCTTTAATTATGGAGGAAGAGCTGAAATAATTGACGCAATAAAAAAAATAAAAAATTCTCAAGAGGAAATTACAGAGGAAAATTTTTCAAAATATTTATACAATGATTTGCCAGACCCAGAATTAATTATAAGAACAAGTGGAGAATTTAGAATTTCAAATTTTCTTCTTTGGCAAATAGCTTATTCAGAATTTTACATAACAGATACTTATTGGCCAGATTTTGATGAAGAAGAATTGGAAAAGGCAATATATAGTTACAACAAAAGAGAAAGAAGATTTGGAGGAAGATTAGATGCTGAATAG